One genomic segment of Clostridium saccharoperbutylacetonicum N1-4(HMT) includes these proteins:
- a CDS encoding efflux RND transporter periplasmic adaptor subunit, translated as MNKKIIAICLVFFNFTILSGCSGKTDAKTDAKTYPVKTAELQNQSHPVNLEYQGITGGSEVRKLSFKSPAKISKIYVIKGQHVKKGDSLVDLDKSDLNLAENAAKAQMDAAQAQYDKALNGAQSEDINKAEIAVKNAQDEYNYCKDLYDKTVNLYQIKAATQQQVNDIKIKLDGSESQLNAAKETLNQVKNGAREEDKQAALAGVNAAKANYDSKVNLVQDASLTADEDGYVVDVLCKEGELQQAGYPVVLIRSEDQVVTAGLSDDDVKKIQVGTKAEVKIDDATADGEVINMVQAPDRQSGTYSAEIKISNPIDNNKYYIGQSVKVYIENGEKSGIWIPITSILNDGQDYVYVVEDGRAVRKNVTLGDTNENEVCVDGLKVADNLVTEGMKNIKAGYQVSAE; from the coding sequence ATGAATAAAAAGATAATAGCTATTTGTTTGGTATTTTTTAATTTTACAATACTAAGTGGATGTAGTGGTAAAACTGATGCAAAAACTGATGCAAAAACATATCCAGTAAAAACTGCAGAGCTTCAAAATCAAAGTCACCCAGTCAATTTGGAATATCAAGGTATAACTGGTGGGAGTGAAGTAAGAAAGCTTTCTTTTAAAAGTCCAGCTAAAATTTCAAAAATATATGTTATAAAAGGACAACATGTAAAAAAAGGAGACAGTCTTGTTGATTTAGATAAGAGTGATTTGAATTTAGCAGAAAATGCAGCAAAGGCCCAAATGGATGCAGCACAGGCTCAATACGATAAAGCTTTAAATGGAGCTCAATCTGAAGATATAAATAAAGCTGAAATAGCAGTGAAAAATGCTCAGGATGAATATAATTACTGTAAGGACTTATATGATAAAACTGTTAACTTATATCAAATAAAAGCAGCTACACAGCAGCAGGTTAATGATATTAAGATAAAATTAGACGGTAGTGAAAGTCAGCTAAATGCAGCTAAGGAAACATTAAATCAAGTTAAAAATGGAGCAAGAGAAGAGGATAAACAAGCAGCATTGGCAGGGGTTAATGCGGCAAAGGCTAATTATGATTCAAAGGTTAATTTGGTTCAAGATGCATCACTTACAGCAGATGAAGATGGATATGTAGTAGATGTTCTTTGTAAGGAAGGAGAACTCCAACAAGCTGGATATCCAGTTGTATTAATTAGAAGTGAAGATCAAGTTGTTACTGCAGGTTTATCAGATGATGATGTTAAGAAAATACAGGTTGGAACAAAAGCAGAAGTTAAAATAGATGATGCTACTGCTGATGGAGAAGTTATAAATATGGTTCAAGCACCTGATAGACAAAGTGGAACTTACAGTGCAGAAATTAAAATTTCAAATCCAATTGATAATAATAAATATTATATAGGTCAATCAGTGAAGGTATATATTGAAAATGGAGAAAAGAGTGGGATATGGATTCCAATTACCAGTATTTTGAATGATGGACAAGATTATGTATATGTTGTGGAAGATGGACGTGCTGTTAGAAAAAATGTAACTTTAGGAGATACAAATGAAAATGAAGTATGTGTAGATGGATTAAAGGTTGCAGACAATCTCGTAACTGAGGGGATGAAAAATATAA
- a CDS encoding TolC family protein, translating into MRKHIKNLIAVGIAVNIMNSSIIPVFAAESTSTESKNISKQMQNYTSSGENISISQGIHGDVNKKVLKLPDAINAAISNNDKFALKATQITYYRNKEDLQEKSTDFNKSIAGDNYSSDVYDYPYDKLELQEKQTKQSRDFMMDQISSDITNKYNDMLLKQIDIDKAKRNLELKKNELVYLKEKLSLGMATENQVTDAEVELKSLQDDITAKENSLSDAKDYFKVLTDLDLKNDYTLDYDLDYTKFKIYDSVDDYVDSKLSAYFEYDNKILDLTKDYIKNLKDDGIKENVDKDAVTAAAPNQTDTKYLSRDAAGNINFNYGQFACDSLLYAKDQLKYYNALKSYEGYLDGKYQYDEAKVKLDDTKKNLKSILKQNYSTLLDIENKIDNLKEQVNSTNTKLGFAKAQVDMGLMLQNDYDKQVVASEELDTALRKLVYAHNNLRDSIQTPWILGN; encoded by the coding sequence ATGAGAAAACATATAAAAAATCTGATTGCTGTTGGAATTGCAGTAAATATTATGAATAGTAGTATTATACCAGTATTTGCAGCTGAATCTACATCTACCGAAAGTAAAAATATCTCAAAACAAATGCAAAATTATACTAGTAGTGGAGAAAACATAAGTATTAGTCAAGGGATACATGGTGATGTAAATAAGAAAGTTCTAAAACTACCTGATGCAATAAATGCGGCAATAAGTAATAATGATAAATTTGCATTAAAGGCAACACAAATAACATATTATCGAAATAAAGAAGATCTTCAAGAGAAAAGCACTGATTTTAATAAATCAATAGCAGGAGATAATTACTCTAGTGATGTATATGATTATCCTTACGATAAACTTGAATTGCAAGAAAAGCAGACAAAACAATCAAGGGATTTCATGATGGATCAAATATCCAGTGATATTACAAATAAATATAATGATATGCTGTTGAAGCAAATTGACATAGATAAAGCTAAGAGAAACTTGGAACTGAAGAAGAATGAGTTAGTTTATTTAAAAGAAAAACTTTCTTTAGGAATGGCAACTGAAAATCAAGTTACTGATGCTGAAGTTGAATTAAAATCATTACAAGATGATATAACTGCAAAGGAAAATTCCTTAAGTGATGCAAAAGATTATTTTAAAGTACTAACTGATTTAGATTTAAAGAATGATTATACTCTTGATTACGATCTTGATTATACAAAATTCAAAATATATGATTCAGTTGATGATTATGTGGATTCTAAACTCAGCGCTTATTTTGAATATGATAATAAAATATTAGATTTAACTAAAGACTATATTAAAAATTTAAAGGATGATGGAATAAAGGAAAATGTTGATAAAGATGCAGTAACAGCAGCAGCACCTAATCAGACTGATACAAAGTATCTTTCACGAGATGCGGCTGGGAATATTAATTTTAATTATGGACAATTTGCGTGTGATTCCTTACTTTATGCTAAAGATCAATTAAAATACTATAATGCTCTCAAGTCTTATGAAGGTTATTTAGATGGAAAATATCAATATGATGAAGCAAAAGTTAAGTTAGACGATACGAAAAAGAATCTAAAAAGTATATTAAAACAAAATTATTCAACATTACTTGATATAGAAAATAAAATAGATAATTTAAAAGAACAAGTTAATTCAACAAATACAAAGCTTGGATTTGCAAAAGCACAAGTAGATATGGGATTAATGCTTCAAAATGATTATGATAAACAAGTTGTAGCTAGTGAAGAATTAGATACTGCCTTAAGAAAACTTGTTTATGCTCATAATAACTTAAGAGATAGTATTCAAACACCATGGATACTAGGTAACTAA
- a CDS encoding TetR/AcrR family transcriptional regulator — MNDNKTLDLRIRRTHKLLSEALISLLSEQSFDNINISDICDKAMIHRTTFYKHFEDKYHLLDSLISELVENLEKNSTEQTPINNPRQYYVNLFKLLLEHMQENVKMYSVGLPNNGFAMKSLQKSVGERTKAKLVSNEANGVIFSIPIPILSEFYSSAMVNLAIWWLENNMPLSIEEIVKYSDMMINRLDINEE, encoded by the coding sequence ATGAATGATAATAAAACTCTTGATTTAAGAATACGAAGGACACATAAACTATTATCTGAAGCCTTAATATCTTTACTTTCCGAACAAAGTTTTGATAATATTAACATTTCTGATATCTGCGATAAGGCTATGATTCATCGAACCACCTTTTATAAGCATTTTGAAGATAAATATCATCTACTTGACTCTTTGATTAGTGAATTGGTTGAAAACTTAGAAAAGAATAGTACGGAGCAAACTCCAATTAACAATCCAAGGCAATACTATGTAAATTTATTTAAACTTCTTTTAGAACATATGCAAGAGAATGTAAAGATGTATTCTGTTGGATTACCAAATAATGGTTTTGCAATGAAATCACTTCAAAAATCAGTAGGTGAACGCACAAAAGCAAAATTGGTAAGTAATGAAGCTAATGGCGTAATATTTTCAATTCCCATACCAATTCTTTCAGAATTTTATTCCTCCGCAATGGTTAATTTAGCTATTTGGTGGCTTGAAAATAATATGCCTCTCAGTATTGAAGAAATAGTAAAATATAGCGATATGATGATTAATAGACTAGACATAAATGAAGAATAG
- a CDS encoding DUF5652 family protein encodes MIGEMKMSNIIQFMTSNKLMLLLLICWSIIWKGVALWRSARNKQLIWYIVLLIVNTLGILEIIYLSFFKKKHENL; translated from the coding sequence ATGATTGGAGAAATGAAAATGAGCAATATAATTCAATTTATGACTTCAAATAAACTAATGCTTTTATTATTAATATGTTGGTCAATTATTTGGAAGGGAGTAGCTCTTTGGCGCTCTGCCCGCAATAAACAATTAATATGGTATATTGTCTTATTAATTGTTAATACCCTTGGAATTTTAGAAATAATATATCTAAGTTTCTTTAAAAAGAAACATGAAAATTTATAA
- a CDS encoding GNAT family N-acetyltransferase → MDNTIVVKAMKESDIDQVLKLWNDIFGTTFLESSVTKSDLIIYLKKNPDASSVACTDDGKVIGALLCGSDGVRGYIYHIAIYNEYRVNEIEKRMLDRSLSKLKEVGIKTGFIFTKSNNHEMDANFNSIGWVVIPNELNLGN, encoded by the coding sequence TTGGATAATACAATAGTAGTTAAAGCTATGAAAGAGTCAGATATAGATCAAGTACTCAAATTATGGAATGATATTTTTGGAACAACATTTTTAGAGAGTTCTGTTACAAAAAGTGATTTAATAATATATTTGAAGAAAAATCCAGATGCTAGTTCTGTAGCTTGTACAGATGATGGAAAAGTAATAGGGGCACTATTATGTGGAAGCGATGGCGTTAGAGGATATATATATCATATTGCAATATATAATGAATATAGAGTTAATGAAATTGAAAAAAGGATGTTGGATCGTTCTTTGTCAAAGTTAAAAGAAGTTGGAATAAAAACAGGCTTTATTTTTACTAAAAGTAACAATCATGAAATGGATGCAAATTTCAATTCTATAGGGTGGGTTGTAATTCCTAACGAACTTAATTTAGGTAATTAA
- a CDS encoding zinc-ribbon domain-containing protein encodes MEDKTLVCKDCGNEFVFTTGEQEFYKEKGFDNEPVRCPDCRRARKQQNNRR; translated from the coding sequence ATGGAAGATAAAACTTTAGTATGTAAAGATTGTGGAAATGAATTTGTTTTCACAACTGGAGAACAAGAATTCTACAAAGAAAAAGGATTCGATAACGAACCTGTAAGATGTCCAGATTGTAGAAGAGCTAGAAAACAACAAAATAATAGAAGATAG
- a CDS encoding nitroreductase family protein, which yields MIKEIEMRRSIRKYSDKPVEDNQIKELLESARLAPSGNNTQPWNYIIVKSEEMRQKVVEASHNQKWMLTAPVFIVCVADIRCRIKEEDVYLDDNSPEDELKRIIRDTSISVGYMLLEANNLGLGVCWVAEFTQEEIRPVLNIPTDKYVVGVITVGYPNENPKARPRKKLEDMIHYECW from the coding sequence ATGATTAAAGAAATTGAAATGCGTAGGAGTATTAGAAAGTATAGTGATAAACCAGTGGAGGATAATCAAATAAAAGAATTACTTGAAAGTGCAAGGCTTGCTCCATCAGGTAATAATACTCAGCCGTGGAATTATATAATAGTAAAATCTGAAGAAATGAGACAAAAAGTAGTAGAGGCTTCTCATAATCAAAAGTGGATGTTAACAGCTCCAGTATTCATTGTATGTGTTGCAGATATACGCTGTAGGATAAAAGAAGAAGACGTTTATTTAGATGATAATAGTCCAGAAGATGAACTAAAAAGAATAATTAGAGATACCTCGATTTCAGTAGGATATATGTTGTTAGAAGCTAATAATTTGGGATTAGGGGTTTGTTGGGTTGCGGAATTTACACAAGAAGAAATTAGACCAGTCTTAAATATCCCTACTGATAAGTATGTAGTTGGTGTTATAACAGTTGGTTACCCAAATGAAAATCCTAAAGCTCGTCCAAGAAAAAAGCTTGAAGATATGATTCATTATGAATGTTGGTGA
- a CDS encoding N-acetyltransferase, translated as MIKNFNLSKLDSVMKIWLDTNIDAHNFIKNKYWINNYNLVKEMLPLADIYIFEENNIIKGFIGVMEENYIAGLFVKKEYQREGIGKKLLDYCKSKYLVLKLDVFIKNKNAVNFYYKNGFKVLDEHFSEETNEIEYTMIFNKN; from the coding sequence ATGATTAAAAATTTTAATTTAAGTAAATTAGACTCAGTAATGAAAATTTGGCTTGACACTAATATAGATGCCCATAATTTTATAAAGAATAAATACTGGATTAATAATTATAATTTAGTTAAAGAAATGCTGCCTTTAGCTGATATTTATATATTTGAAGAAAATAATATTATAAAAGGCTTTATAGGAGTTATGGAAGAAAATTATATAGCTGGCCTTTTTGTAAAAAAGGAATATCAAAGAGAAGGCATAGGTAAAAAGTTACTAGATTATTGTAAATCCAAATATTTAGTTCTTAAATTAGATGTGTTTATTAAAAACAAAAATGCAGTGAATTTTTATTATAAAAATGGTTTTAAAGTTTTAGATGAACATTTTAGTGAAGAAACAAATGAGATTGAATACACTATGATATTTAACAAGAACTAA
- the rodA gene encoding rod shape-determining protein RodA, producing the protein MNKFLINKKLLKQLDVTMLVTAILITIFGIINIYSVTYSVSGAHYGELQIFWLILGLAVVYFILIFDYNTLGKYSSIIYWSGIALLLYNDVTSKAVKGASSWIRIGNRAIEPGEFVKFGLILILAKKLDDMEGNINKPKNFVILSFYAFIPMFLILIQPNLGMTLICFFITLGIYFISDLDLKILAIGFAAVIPLSLIIWFSNILKAYQKQRILVFLNPESYQQDSGFQLMQSIIGIGSGGLLGAGFLKGVRASSGFIPEVHTDFIFAVVGEEWGLIGAIFLIALYSILIYKMIKLAKEAKDILGRLICVGTASGFLFSIFQNIGMTIGIMPVAGITLPFMSYGGSSILVNFMSLGLVLNVSMRKNKLSFY; encoded by the coding sequence ATGAATAAGTTTTTAATTAACAAAAAACTTTTAAAACAATTAGATGTAACCATGCTTGTAACAGCTATTCTCATTACTATTTTTGGAATTATAAATATTTATAGTGTAACATATTCAGTTTCTGGTGCACATTATGGTGAACTGCAAATATTTTGGTTAATTCTTGGACTAGCAGTAGTATATTTCATTCTAATATTTGACTATAATACTCTAGGAAAATATTCAAGCATAATTTATTGGTCTGGGATAGCTCTACTATTATATAACGATGTTACTAGCAAAGCAGTAAAAGGTGCTTCATCATGGATAAGAATTGGAAATAGAGCAATAGAACCAGGTGAATTTGTAAAATTCGGACTAATTTTAATATTAGCAAAAAAATTAGATGACATGGAAGGAAATATAAATAAACCTAAAAACTTTGTTATTTTATCTTTCTATGCTTTTATTCCGATGTTTTTAATACTTATTCAACCAAATTTAGGGATGACTCTTATTTGCTTTTTTATTACACTAGGAATATATTTTATTTCTGATTTAGATTTAAAAATTCTTGCTATTGGTTTTGCAGCTGTAATTCCACTAAGTCTTATAATATGGTTTAGTAATATCTTAAAAGCATATCAAAAGCAAAGAATACTTGTATTTTTAAATCCAGAATCCTATCAACAAGATTCAGGTTTTCAATTGATGCAATCCATAATTGGCATAGGTTCTGGTGGATTATTGGGTGCTGGCTTTCTAAAAGGAGTTCGTGCTTCTAGTGGCTTTATCCCCGAGGTTCATACTGACTTTATATTTGCAGTAGTTGGAGAAGAATGGGGGCTAATAGGTGCTATTTTTCTAATAGCCTTATACAGTATATTAATTTATAAAATGATTAAATTAGCAAAAGAAGCTAAAGATATTCTTGGTCGTCTTATTTGTGTTGGTACAGCTTCTGGTTTCCTATTTTCAATATTTCAAAATATCGGTATGACTATTGGAATTATGCCAGTTGCAGGCATTACACTTCCATTTATGAGTTATGGTGGAAGTTCAATCCTTGTAAATTTTATGTCTCTAGGTCTAGTATTGAATGTTAGTATGAGAAAAAACAAACTCAGTTTTTATTGA
- a CDS encoding DUF4865 family protein has protein sequence MIAMQYNIGLPSDYNMRIIRDRVKNNGYKTDSFEDLKFKLYLTTEKGKNNNLQNSYCPLYIWKDSNGLNKFLFSGFYDNIISSFGWQNVNIGIPLIDTTTFRIKDCKYLFEIIREIKPQESLNNFKDKIMEHIPNIEETEFLVIYNPDKWKYHVFFFIDDLSKIRALDGTIYDILHISQE, from the coding sequence ATGATAGCAATGCAATATAATATTGGACTACCTAGTGATTATAATATGAGAATAATAAGGGATAGAGTGAAAAATAATGGGTATAAAACAGATAGTTTTGAGGATTTAAAATTTAAACTCTATTTAACAACAGAAAAGGGAAAAAATAATAATTTGCAAAATAGCTACTGTCCTTTATATATATGGAAAGATAGCAATGGATTAAATAAGTTTTTGTTTAGTGGTTTTTATGATAACATAATATCTTCATTTGGATGGCAGAACGTAAATATAGGAATACCATTAATTGATACTACAACATTTAGAATTAAAGATTGTAAATATTTATTTGAAATAATTAGAGAAATAAAGCCACAAGAAAGTCTTAATAATTTTAAAGATAAAATAATGGAGCATATACCAAACATTGAGGAAACAGAATTTCTGGTTATTTATAATCCTGATAAATGGAAATATCATGTATTTTTCTTTATTGATGATTTAAGTAAGATAAGAGCACTAGATGGAACTATTTATGATATACTTCACATATCGCAAGAATGA
- a CDS encoding LysR family transcriptional regulator, translating to MEINDLRIFQTVAYEKSISKAALKLGYAQSNITMRIKLLENNLNTTLFIRNNKGTIITSNGEKLLKYADKILELIDEVNEEFIPTKIISNIKIGATQTISASILPKIFSLFYEKNPEVPLTLKTETQKVLVNFIQKAELDGAFISGEISSSKIKKIFTFKEKLALVSSVPITDVNHLTSPIIINSDKICPYRKLLQKWLLYNNSKPAHIIEFDSLESILRGIADGLGISLLPKSILPNNNKFFIYDLKNEFSELEVKFIANKNLQINPLLKDFINLVNSYISNSY from the coding sequence ATGGAAATTAACGATTTAAGAATATTTCAGACAGTTGCTTATGAGAAATCCATATCAAAAGCCGCTTTAAAACTTGGTTATGCTCAATCAAATATTACAATGAGAATTAAATTGCTTGAAAATAACTTGAACACTACTTTGTTCATTAGAAATAATAAAGGTACTATAATTACATCGAATGGAGAAAAACTGCTTAAATATGCAGATAAAATTTTAGAATTAATAGATGAAGTTAATGAAGAATTTATTCCTACTAAAATTATTTCTAATATAAAAATAGGCGCTACTCAGACTATTTCTGCATCTATTTTACCTAAAATATTTTCTCTATTTTATGAGAAAAATCCAGAAGTGCCTTTAACTTTAAAAACAGAAACTCAAAAAGTTTTAGTTAACTTTATCCAAAAAGCTGAATTAGATGGGGCTTTTATATCTGGTGAAATTTCCTCTTCAAAAATAAAAAAAATTTTTACTTTCAAAGAAAAGCTTGCACTAGTATCTTCTGTACCAATTACTGATGTAAATCATTTAACTTCTCCTATAATAATAAATTCAGATAAAATTTGCCCTTATCGCAAGCTTCTACAAAAATGGTTACTTTATAATAATTCTAAACCAGCCCATATTATTGAATTTGATTCATTAGAATCTATTCTTAGAGGTATAGCTGACGGACTTGGCATATCTCTTTTACCTAAAAGTATTTTGCCTAACAACAATAAATTCTTTATTTATGATTTGAAAAATGAGTTTTCTGAATTGGAAGTTAAGTTTATAGCCAATAAAAATTTACAAATAAATCCTTTACTTAAGGACTTTATAAATCTGGTAAATAGTTATATCTCTAATTCTTATTGA